In Fibrobacter sp. UWR2, the following are encoded in one genomic region:
- a CDS encoding AIPR family protein produces MELTKSQERRLAFVASLLSLNANDPNDRIKALRHLNLDENACFHGFQYSQGFMEFFIFLDEDTPLEKVVAHLNSDLKQLQIAVFRTSDPTNPFFLSLREEADPWDVKKISDGDEDEDEDAPASRPYMETLQITVLRTKASRDLTDSELERTLKDMRRKLGIWKNEVKAKLEIIAEHDDLTRDLRSADDKLEIVMESEPLHLTSDHGELFLGFCPIRTIFDYHVALGKRLKTKHNMAIVSSNIRTYLGNLTHTNAALIDAFQTMERNDDENVNVDDFPFLHNGMTLTGDDLRAKERDGKKVLVIERPKIINGAQSLFTYETYAKKSKKPVNPMVLVKVVVPYPGADNFLNQVTMANNRQNPVFSYHLRAADDLQFFIWQRYQEEGFTYVYKDGVRLKARTRKLEVRMRPELAKTLFMMDGKLSECRSSDCIFDKETLYQRCFGAFVRVSPDKEKDFVRKTIAFTKAWQLLSRLPIKIRKVTPGKGVSIEANDDNPLTKITWNGRLEDKFIFRSAVKDLVVALALKHWLVYGDPIQDFEWLVENELNFNESILKYASKIYTEDLKGILINEFKDNTAYYDTITTIDKDSGESVERRLWKGFANTATYEKMMDLLVKKNPAWAKVRGGIEMFI; encoded by the coding sequence ATGGAACTAACAAAATCGCAGGAACGCCGCTTGGCATTTGTCGCTAGCCTCTTGAGTCTCAACGCTAATGATCCTAACGACCGAATAAAGGCACTCCGGCATCTGAATCTAGACGAAAACGCCTGTTTCCACGGATTCCAGTATTCTCAGGGCTTCATGGAATTCTTTATCTTCCTGGATGAGGATACTCCGCTTGAAAAGGTTGTCGCACACCTGAATTCCGACCTGAAACAGTTGCAGATTGCGGTGTTCCGCACAAGCGACCCCACAAACCCGTTTTTCCTGTCGCTCCGCGAAGAAGCAGACCCGTGGGACGTGAAAAAGATTTCTGACGGCGACGAAGATGAAGATGAAGACGCTCCGGCAAGCCGCCCGTACATGGAAACACTCCAGATTACCGTGCTCCGCACCAAGGCGAGCCGTGACCTGACTGACTCCGAACTGGAACGCACCCTCAAGGATATGCGCCGCAAGCTCGGCATCTGGAAGAACGAAGTGAAGGCGAAACTCGAGATTATCGCCGAACACGACGACCTTACCCGTGACCTCCGCAGCGCCGATGACAAACTCGAAATTGTCATGGAATCCGAACCGCTCCACCTCACTAGCGATCATGGCGAACTCTTCCTCGGTTTCTGCCCGATCCGCACGATTTTCGACTACCACGTTGCCCTCGGTAAGCGCCTCAAGACGAAGCACAACATGGCTATCGTCAGTTCCAACATCCGTACTTACCTCGGTAACCTTACCCACACGAACGCGGCCCTCATCGATGCCTTCCAGACCATGGAACGTAACGACGACGAAAACGTGAACGTGGACGATTTCCCGTTCCTGCACAACGGTATGACCCTCACGGGCGATGACCTGCGCGCCAAGGAACGCGACGGCAAGAAGGTGCTCGTCATCGAACGCCCGAAGATCATCAACGGTGCCCAGTCCCTCTTCACTTACGAAACCTATGCGAAGAAGAGCAAGAAGCCCGTGAACCCGATGGTTCTCGTGAAGGTCGTTGTGCCGTACCCCGGTGCCGACAACTTCCTGAACCAGGTGACCATGGCCAACAACCGCCAGAACCCGGTGTTCAGCTACCACCTGCGTGCAGCTGACGACCTGCAGTTCTTCATCTGGCAGCGTTACCAGGAAGAAGGCTTTACCTACGTTTACAAGGATGGCGTGCGCCTCAAAGCACGTACCCGTAAGCTCGAAGTGCGCATGCGCCCCGAACTTGCCAAGACCCTCTTTATGATGGACGGCAAACTCAGCGAATGCCGCAGCAGCGACTGCATCTTCGACAAGGAAACCCTGTACCAGCGTTGCTTCGGCGCGTTCGTGCGTGTTTCCCCGGACAAGGAAAAGGACTTTGTACGCAAGACCATCGCCTTCACGAAGGCTTGGCAGCTCCTTAGCCGCCTCCCGATCAAGATCCGCAAGGTGACTCCGGGCAAGGGCGTGTCTATCGAAGCTAACGACGATAACCCGCTGACCAAGATTACCTGGAATGGCCGTCTTGAAGACAAGTTCATCTTCCGTAGCGCCGTGAAGGACCTCGTTGTGGCTCTCGCGCTCAAGCACTGGCTTGTGTACGGTGACCCGATCCAGGACTTCGAATGGCTCGTGGAAAACGAACTGAACTTCAACGAATCCATCCTCAAGTACGCTTCCAAGATCTATACGGAAGACCTGAAGGGAATCCTTATCAACGAATTCAAGGACAACACGGCGTACTACGACACCATCACCACTATCGACAAGGATAGCGGCGAATCGGTGGAACGTCGCCTGTGGAAGGGCTTCGCCAACACGGCGACCTACGAAAAGATGATGGATCTCCTGGTGAAGAAGAACCCCGCATGGGCGAAGGTCCGCGGTGGCATCGAGATGTTCATCTAG